ATTGCTGACCATCTTCATCCGTGCCCCAGCTATTACCTGTTGAAATGTAATTGATTGATAATGGGAGCATATTCATATCAGAAATTGAAGAAGTTGACATCTTGTTTATGCAAGTGTATATAGATTAAGTTGTATGTGACCAACAGGTATCGTCTATGGTAATTGGGCAcccatatatatgtaactaattcaccattttaaactaataaataaagaaGGTTATGACCTAGAGTTCTAGTGGTTAGGAATTGTCaactttgaaattaaaatactttgttcaGTTTTGTATTCCCTTGACTACCTGTATGATATCTCCATTGCAAAACACACTGTGTGCATGTAAGGTCTGCTGGAAGTCTCAGCTTTATATCGTATTTCATGATTGTAGATTTCACAGCTGGCGGATAATATTTAGTATGGCCATCCTCTGTTAATAGGAGATTCCTATGTAAGATATAAGAAAAAGGCATTGACTTAGTGCACTAGTTGTATATGAAGATACTCTAGTTATACCTCATACACATTAAGtcataacacatttttttcttatacactatACATCCAGATATgacttgaatgtaacttatttattctcgcatggtggggcaacaacagtcattataacacaggtgttcggtttcatacaccttgtgcctgcttacaagttaccacgtatgtaacttatttatcctcgcatggcggggcaacaacagtcattataacacaggtgttctgtttcatacatctcgtgtctgcttataagttaccacctatgtaactttgcgggtgatGGTTTACATTTGTTCGttctttttattgtattgcTGTCAAATTATACAACCCATAAAAggcccactgggttggagcagttgttGTGTCGTTCCCAAGAATACATTCATCCACAATAGTGACTTACTGGTTCAAACAATCCTGAGTAGCAGCTACAAGTGGGTTGTCCAACTTACACAACCTGAACTCAAAGTAACCCATATGGTGAGCAGTAAGTTCGATGTTCACATTAAATATTGAACCTTCATATAAATATGGGTTAAAGTTGTGTTTGTGTAGATTGGTTTTAAAGGTAGATGGATGTTTCTGCATGGGCataactgtgttttttatttgcatCCATGAGGTTCCCTATATTTGACAACTCTGAGTGTAACTACCTTTTTAACattgtcaccccagattttaccatgctgttaggtgtctatacaaacaagcagaggcataatatattgcattaaccacattaatcaatgaggttccctatgtttaacaactatgagtgtaactacattttaacaatgttactccagattttacaacaaataGATGATCCCCAACAGTTTACAAAAAGcccacaatataaaacaaatcactTGAGTGTTATAGCCACATAATACATATCTTACCTGGTGCATATTGTCGCACAATGATACCTTTTGCatatttccccccaccctcgTTGTCTCTCACACCATCATATGCATCGCCGCATATCCCACATTTACCACCAAGGTTTACTTGATGCTAAGGGTATaacgttgttattgtttaatgtaCATTGCGTACATCATATAGGGGAGGTGTTTGGCTTGTTAGACAGATGCGCTATTTTATCATACAAATATAGCTTGTTAGAATTGTCAgtcaaacagaaaaacaagCATGATCTAAGCTACGTACGCTGTATTTTGTAAACGAGTACGAAGTGTaagaaaaagaacacccgttttaatgactgttattaccccgccatgcgggaattaataagttacatatgtggtaacttgtaagcaggcacagggtgtatgaaacagaacacccgtgttatgagGACTGCCTTTTCCCATTCATACAAATTCAAACATCTTACTTGGAATCCACCACAGAACAATTCGTTATCCCCATAGTTAGGAACCACTATAGACTTGTATGGGATAATAGCGGGGTCGGTGTCCCAGAATCTCCATAATGAAGATCTATTGGGAGGTTCCATCATCCTGCCATGGGGTTGGGCGTGGTGGATCAATAGCAAAGCGATAAGTCCTGCATTATAGTGTTGctgtaacataacatatttgaTGCCACACTTAAAGTATTGTCATATtagatatattataaacacaatataaaaataaaaacatttttactagAAGAAGTATTTGTTGTATATAACATCAGATTTTATAAGGTTTATGACTGGATTTCTCTACACATCCGTTTAAGCAACATACCCATTCATTTAAACCAACCTTTTAGTAACATTCTGATGGAATCTGAATAACAGTTGTTCTCAGATCAGAAATATCTTCAGCATAACTTGCTTCCCAACACCGACCACATTATATACTCTAATTTATTATCCAATAaaccttaaaaataatttactaaACACACAGTATTTAAGCAGCAATGCTTTTTATGGTTTTGAGCAAATTTATGATGTCGTTAGCTTTTCTAGTGTTCTTTTGATCTTAGAAATAGTTTGAGCCCTTTTTTCTATGAATGCTTTGATgtggtttaaattaaagaatatATGTGCTTGTAACTTCTAGAGCTATTAATGTACAGAGAGAGAACTGATGTAAATTATctagtttaaatttgtgttgattcaaaaattaatttaatgcatttaattttttttgtaattagtCATAAACAACCATTTCAAACTTTGTGATGTAGTTTAATTTATAAGCTGTTAATGTTCATTCTCAACCAGGGtctgttttttataaagtaaacaatgGTGTAGATAGACTTGCATACTTTTGGTTCAAGTTTGGTAGAGTTAGGGGAATTATCAAAACTTTTTCTTGAGTTAAAGAATATATACAGGTTAGAAGAGGATattgtacaatattttaagGGACCACAAGTagattatttatctttttattgtgtttaccAAATTTAAGACAGTAGTGGGTCTTTTTATCATAtctcataaaaaataaaggacAGACATCATTAAATTTCATTATCTATAAATCTTAACTGTTatgtagtttatattttatacacctgtcATAAATGGTTATGactctaaataaaaaaatgtaagatCTTTTTTTGCAAGATCTCTCATGCTGCATAAGTGGAAGATTGTATTAcataattttcttttgtacTTAATGCTTAATTTAGTATTGCAAATATATTTGgctttttttacataaagtcTCAAAATTGACCTGTATTTAAAGAGGGCGTGTTGTGGGCGTTGGTGATTGTAAAATTTTGCAgcttttttacaaagtttactCAAGGTCAGTGACCTTTGTGTAATAATGATTTCTATTATGTAATAATGACGGGCATTGTAATAATGGTTTTACAATGTTTGGAAAGAAATCCATGTTTCATTTCGGAGtttctacatttttattattttatttgtcttaTAACAATAAACGTTCTACTGCTGTTGCAACTACCCACATTATaagtttgaaaatgtttttctgatgtataaataaacataacatgaaCTAACTCATATGCTTATTTTTTGTGCCAAATGAGCagttcataaaaaaaaacattaaataaaaataattcattaacagtagtttaattaaaaacttggGGAGTAGGAATAAGTCACCCAGTAACTATTTGCTTAAAAACTATTATTGTGAAACAAGCTGAGGTTTTCAATGAAGGGTTTGGGAATCTTAAAGTTAAAGGTCGGCTGGTAAAAGTTGTTGatgtttttacaaaagctTCGTATGGCATCATGTTTGCACTGCATtagttaaacttaaaacatttattgttcCGTAAAATGGTGTTATGTTGATTATACatgtaaataaattgatttgtCTCCTCACTTAAGGAAAAACTTCATTGTTAtgttgaagaaaaaaaactagAGAAAAGAAGGTTGCGccatatattataatacaataatGATTCATTGTCTTGGTATTGTTTGCatatatgatgtaacaaagGAACACAATGGGTGATAAATGACTCATACATAGCTTTATTACACAACAACGCAATAAGCACAGATTATAAAGTAAGAACAACACGATTAACAACGACGACAACTTTAATAAGGTGAGAACATTTGGGTTCAACGATTtggggtgttatgttttactaaagtgtcggtcaaatacaacttcaCTTATATAAACCaatgtgaaaagtggtgcaaccaattcaaggttattgttttgtacttTATCGAGCCATATTTAACCCAAAAGTCGAGAAATT
This genomic interval from Ciona intestinalis unplaced genomic scaffold, KH HT001198.1, whole genome shotgun sequence contains the following:
- the LOC100175722 gene encoding uncharacterized protein LOC100175722, with the protein product MLLKGLIALLLIHHAQPHGRMMEPPNRSSLWRFWDTDPAIIPYKSIVVPNYGDNELFCGGFQHQVNLGGKCGICGDAYDGVRDNEGGGKYAKGIIVRQYAPGSIFNVNIELTAHHMGYFEFRLCKLDNPLVAATQDCLNQNLLLTEDGHTKYYPPAVKSTIMKYDIKLRLPADLTCTQCVLQWRYHTGNSWGTDEDGQQCTGCGAQEEFYGCSDVAVGYGPTLAPPPPLWNGAPTTTTEQAATTTTSLISRLTTTTKATTTTKATTTTSTHVGPTTSTEASNEPVCHVSCNRCNFEGNGPTVP